Proteins from a genomic interval of Sphingobacterium lactis:
- a CDS encoding pyridoxal phosphate-dependent aminotransferase yields the protein MSTTSILSNRINNLSESATLKMTKLGRELAAKGINVISLSVGEPDFNTPEHVKDAAKKALDENWTRYSPVSGYPELRQAIVNKLKNENGLDYDISNIVVSTGAKQSLSNVLLTLVNPGDEVIIPTPYWVSYSEMVVLAEGTSVYIDTTIESDFKITPEQLEAAITPKSKVFMFSSPCNPTGSVYSKAELEALVKVFEKHPQIYIISDEIYEHINFVDKHESIAQFPSVKDRVIIINGFSKAFAMTGWRLGYIAANKEIAAANEKMQGQTTSGTCSISQRAGIAAYEQGLESVLEMKDAFARRRQLVYDLLNDIPGVKTNLPDGAFYFFPEISSFFGKKDPEGNVINNSADLALYLLNYGHVATVGGDSFGNNNYIRLSYAASDENLKEALRRIKEALAKLA from the coding sequence ATGAGCACAACTTCCATATTATCGAATAGAATCAACAATCTATCAGAATCAGCAACATTAAAGATGACCAAATTAGGTCGTGAATTGGCGGCAAAAGGGATCAACGTGATCAGCCTGAGCGTAGGTGAACCGGACTTCAACACCCCTGAGCATGTTAAGGATGCAGCCAAGAAAGCCTTGGATGAAAACTGGACACGTTATTCGCCGGTATCCGGTTACCCGGAACTTCGTCAAGCCATTGTGAATAAATTGAAGAATGAAAATGGCCTGGATTACGATATTTCTAATATCGTGGTATCAACTGGGGCGAAACAGTCTCTTTCCAATGTGTTGTTGACCTTGGTGAATCCAGGTGACGAAGTGATCATCCCAACACCTTACTGGGTTTCCTATTCGGAAATGGTGGTGTTAGCGGAAGGTACGTCGGTCTATATCGATACAACCATTGAATCGGATTTTAAGATTACGCCCGAGCAATTGGAAGCGGCCATTACCCCAAAATCTAAAGTTTTCATGTTCTCCTCCCCTTGTAACCCTACAGGTTCGGTTTATTCAAAAGCTGAGCTTGAAGCATTGGTGAAGGTTTTCGAGAAACATCCACAGATCTACATCATTTCCGATGAGATCTATGAACATATTAATTTTGTCGACAAGCATGAATCCATTGCGCAGTTCCCTTCGGTAAAAGATCGCGTGATCATTATCAATGGCTTCTCAAAGGCCTTTGCCATGACGGGATGGCGGTTGGGTTACATTGCAGCCAACAAAGAGATTGCAGCAGCAAACGAGAAAATGCAAGGTCAGACGACATCGGGAACCTGTTCCATTTCGCAACGTGCGGGTATCGCCGCATATGAACAGGGATTAGAGAGCGTTCTGGAAATGAAGGATGCTTTTGCGCGCCGTCGTCAATTGGTTTACGACCTTTTGAATGATATTCCTGGTGTGAAAACCAACCTTCCAGACGGAGCCTTTTACTTCTTCCCAGAAATCAGTTCCTTTTTCGGAAAAAAAGATCCTGAAGGCAATGTGATCAATAACTCGGCAGACCTAGCCCTATATCTATTGAATTATGGCCACGTGGCAACT
- a CDS encoding nuclear transport factor 2 family protein, whose translation MRKINLLILSFLFTLFAGVAFGQSDRESVGTVMDKWHEAAGKADFQAYFDLMDSTSVFIGTDATERWNKAEFMAYAKPHFDKGKAWNFTSLERNIEFSADGKTAWIDELLNTQMKICRGSGVLEKINGRWLIKHYVLSMTVPNALVDQVVPLKSAEEDSIIEKLNINKNRR comes from the coding sequence ATGAGAAAAATCAATTTATTAATCCTTTCCTTTCTATTTACATTATTTGCAGGTGTTGCTTTTGGCCAATCCGACCGTGAATCGGTTGGAACGGTAATGGACAAATGGCACGAAGCTGCTGGAAAAGCGGACTTTCAAGCTTATTTTGACCTCATGGACAGTACTTCTGTTTTTATTGGTACCGATGCGACCGAGCGATGGAATAAGGCTGAATTTATGGCCTATGCCAAGCCGCATTTCGATAAAGGGAAGGCGTGGAACTTCACTAGCTTGGAAAGAAACATAGAATTTTCAGCTGATGGTAAAACCGCATGGATAGATGAGTTGTTAAATACGCAGATGAAGATATGCCGTGGGTCAGGTGTGCTCGAAAAGATCAATGGTCGTTGGTTAATCAAACATTATGTGCTGTCGATGACTGTACCTAATGCACTTGTAGATCAAGTGGTTCCGTTAAAATCTGCTGAAGAGGATAGCATAATAGAGAAATTAAACATAAACAAAAATAGGAGATAA
- a CDS encoding hemerythrin domain-containing protein, which yields METKPLKRHPALQPLSKEHHFALLLCWKFRRGLERQIDPERIGRYVKEMWTHQLEPHFAIEEEYVFAILEEDHKLVQEAIGQHRSLKRLILQDSFTEKSLNRIEETLEAHIRLEERQLFPLVQKAASKEQLERIQVKHDHPIAELPWEDEFWKT from the coding sequence ATGGAAACAAAACCATTGAAAAGGCATCCCGCTCTCCAACCGTTGAGCAAAGAGCATCATTTCGCGTTGCTCCTGTGTTGGAAGTTCAGACGCGGGTTGGAAAGACAGATCGATCCCGAACGCATTGGTCGATACGTGAAGGAAATGTGGACCCACCAGCTTGAACCACACTTCGCTATAGAGGAAGAATATGTGTTCGCAATTCTTGAGGAGGATCATAAATTGGTGCAAGAGGCGATAGGACAACATCGGAGCCTAAAGCGTTTAATTTTACAGGACTCCTTTACAGAAAAATCCTTGAACCGGATAGAAGAAACCCTGGAAGCACACATCCGATTGGAGGAACGGCAACTCTTCCCATTGGTCCAAAAGGCAGCATCCAAAGAACAGCTGGAACGCATACAGGTAAAGCACGACCATCCCATTGCAGAACTACCTTGGGAAGATGAATTTTGGAAAACCTAA
- the hmpA gene encoding NO-inducible flavohemoprotein, protein MNEQQIALIKATVPILKENGVLLTRYFYERMFKHNPELKHVFNMGNQQSGKQQTALAMAVLAYAENIENPGVLMGIVDHIGHKHTSLDIRPEHYQIVGNHLISSIKEVLGDAASEELLEAWTLAYNQLAAIMSGHEAKIYTDKVNHPGGWTGWRPFIVKERVKESEEITSFYLYPADGGRIASHQPGQYISVRLFLPELDLLQPRQYSVSNSPNGQYYRISVKQEKGSTHPDGMISNRLHEHVQVGDTIELTSPSGNFVLEGKEQGKPQVFISGGIGQTPLLAMVEDLLTDPNVEQPIVWVHGCRNEQVHAFRDRLKEIATINPQFQNHLFYEQLDQDCEHARSGIVDLQKIADKVVLEDANYYLCGPAGFIRKQYEFLKETGVDPSSIHFEEFGPASLSLN, encoded by the coding sequence ATGAATGAACAACAAATTGCACTGATTAAGGCGACCGTGCCTATCTTAAAAGAAAACGGCGTATTATTAACACGATATTTTTATGAACGCATGTTCAAGCACAATCCGGAGCTCAAGCATGTCTTTAATATGGGGAACCAGCAGTCTGGAAAGCAGCAGACCGCTCTGGCAATGGCTGTGTTGGCCTATGCTGAAAACATTGAAAACCCCGGCGTCTTGATGGGTATCGTGGATCATATCGGACACAAGCATACCAGCTTGGATATCCGTCCGGAGCATTACCAGATTGTAGGAAACCACCTGATCTCTTCCATAAAAGAAGTGTTGGGGGATGCTGCATCCGAGGAGCTACTGGAAGCTTGGACTTTAGCATACAACCAATTGGCAGCAATCATGTCCGGACATGAGGCAAAGATATATACCGACAAAGTGAATCATCCAGGCGGATGGACCGGATGGCGACCGTTTATCGTGAAGGAAAGGGTTAAAGAATCGGAAGAGATTACTTCCTTTTATCTGTATCCGGCAGATGGTGGTCGTATTGCCTCTCATCAACCGGGACAATACATCTCTGTTCGTCTTTTCCTTCCGGAACTGGATTTGTTGCAACCGAGACAATATTCCGTTTCCAACTCACCGAATGGGCAATATTACCGGATTTCCGTGAAACAGGAGAAGGGTAGTACACATCCCGATGGCATGATCAGCAACAGGCTCCATGAGCATGTGCAGGTTGGTGATACCATTGAGCTGACGTCACCTTCCGGAAATTTTGTCCTGGAAGGTAAGGAGCAAGGTAAACCACAAGTATTTATCAGTGGCGGAATAGGTCAAACGCCATTATTGGCTATGGTGGAAGATTTACTGACAGATCCAAACGTTGAACAGCCTATCGTTTGGGTTCACGGCTGTAGGAACGAACAGGTGCATGCATTTAGGGATAGGTTAAAGGAGATTGCTACCATAAACCCGCAATTTCAGAATCACCTCTTCTACGAACAGTTGGACCAAGATTGTGAACATGCGCGGTCCGGCATTGTGGATTTGCAGAAAATAGCCGACAAGGTGGTTTTGGAAGATGCCAATTACTACCTGTGCGGGCCAGCAGGATTTATCAGGAAGCAATATGAATTCCTAAAAGAAACAGGGGTTGATCCTTCATCCATCCATTTTGAGGAATTCGGCCCGGCATCCTTATCGCTGAATTAA
- a CDS encoding GNAT family N-acetyltransferase, giving the protein MLVKHEVSGNKGAFIAEEDGKKIGEMTYSQAGPGKIIIDHTEVDPEEKGKGIGSIMLEKAVTHARENNLKIMPLCPFAKAQFDRDVNIRDVLF; this is encoded by the coding sequence ATGTTAGTGAAACATGAAGTGTCTGGTAATAAAGGAGCATTTATTGCCGAAGAAGACGGAAAAAAAATTGGTGAGATGACGTATTCCCAGGCTGGACCTGGTAAGATCATAATCGATCATACCGAGGTTGATCCGGAGGAAAAGGGGAAAGGCATTGGCAGCATTATGTTGGAAAAAGCGGTGACACATGCCCGTGAGAACAACTTAAAGATTATGCCGTTGTGTCCATTCGCCAAAGCGCAATTTGATCGCGATGTCAACATTCGTGATGTCCTGTTTTAA
- a CDS encoding cation diffusion facilitator family transporter: protein MNKQMRLVMLSLVTGIVLMLIKFIAYFITESNAIFSDAAESIVNIVASGFAYYSIYLAAQPKDANHPYGHGKVEFFSVFVEGGMIFIAGSIILIKSIYSIFSPQPVSNVEEGIWLIFITSLINLGVGFYLMKRGKALRSLTIEADGKHLQVDALSSVGLIAGLLIMKLTGLAWIDLALSFVLGAFILFNGYKLLRKSISGLMDESDAEVIDEVITVLNKNRQPEWIDVHNLRVQRYGQELHIDCHLTLPKYYALTKVHDRISEFDTILNNNLNAKTEFFIHADPCMPECCHYCTVANCPIRTEPFSKHIEWTAENVTKNMKHFRGE, encoded by the coding sequence ATGAATAAGCAAATGCGGCTGGTGATGCTGTCCTTGGTGACGGGGATCGTTTTGATGTTGATCAAATTCATCGCTTATTTCATCACGGAATCGAATGCTATATTTTCGGATGCGGCAGAGAGTATCGTGAATATCGTGGCCTCGGGGTTTGCGTATTACAGCATTTACTTAGCGGCACAGCCTAAGGATGCCAATCATCCATACGGCCATGGTAAAGTTGAATTTTTCTCCGTTTTCGTGGAAGGTGGAATGATCTTTATTGCCGGGTCCATCATTCTGATTAAGTCAATATACAGCATATTTTCACCTCAACCGGTTAGTAATGTGGAAGAGGGTATATGGCTGATATTCATTACTTCGCTTATCAACCTTGGTGTAGGATTTTACCTAATGAAACGGGGGAAGGCTTTGCGGTCCTTGACCATCGAAGCCGACGGAAAGCACCTGCAGGTAGACGCCCTGAGCTCTGTGGGCTTGATCGCTGGCTTGTTGATCATGAAGCTGACGGGTCTCGCTTGGATTGACCTTGCTTTGTCTTTTGTGCTGGGTGCATTTATCCTGTTCAATGGCTATAAGCTGTTGCGTAAATCCATTTCCGGGTTAATGGATGAATCGGATGCCGAAGTCATTGATGAAGTGATTACTGTGCTGAACAAAAATCGACAACCGGAATGGATCGATGTACACAACTTACGGGTTCAACGCTACGGCCAGGAACTCCATATCGACTGCCACCTGACCTTACCGAAATATTACGCCCTGACCAAGGTCCATGATAGAATCTCTGAATTTGATACCATCCTCAACAATAATCTGAACGCCAAAACAGAGTTCTTTATCCATGCCGATCCATGCATGCCGGAATGTTGCCATTATTGTACCGTTGCGAATTGCCCAATCCGGACCGAGCCATTTTCCAAGCACATCGAATGGACGGCTGAGAACGTTACGAAAAATATGAAGCATTTTAGAGGGGAATAG
- a CDS encoding bile acid:sodium symporter family protein, protein MKLKFDGFIIALLSMILLAYLFPQLATYEDGKIFNILSSVGVALVFFFYGLKLSFSEIKHGMRNWKLHLSVQLFTFLLFPALVLAFKPLVQTETQKQFWLSFYFLAALPSTVTSSVVMVSIAKGNVPAAIFNASISGLIGVAVTPLLMHFFLEVGEVNVFGELYLGLLLEVILPVIAGLFLQRYWGKWAHRYSKALTTFDKGVVLLIVYGSFAESFVNDIFHTIGTTYLVSLFVGVIALFFIVYFVIKLIVRYVLHFNREDRISALFCGSKKSLTHGSVFSKFLFANNPKLGLFILPLMIYHAFQIFVITIIAQRLGKQIDK, encoded by the coding sequence ATGAAATTAAAGTTCGATGGCTTTATCATTGCCCTGCTCAGTATGATCCTGTTGGCCTATCTGTTCCCACAGCTAGCGACCTACGAGGACGGTAAAATTTTCAATATTTTGAGCAGTGTAGGTGTGGCTTTGGTATTTTTCTTTTATGGCCTTAAGCTGAGCTTTTCGGAAATTAAGCACGGTATGCGGAACTGGAAATTGCACCTATCCGTCCAGCTCTTCACGTTCTTGCTCTTCCCAGCTTTGGTGTTGGCCTTCAAACCTCTCGTACAAACGGAGACCCAGAAACAATTCTGGCTATCCTTTTATTTCTTGGCGGCTTTGCCATCCACGGTGACCTCCTCGGTGGTGATGGTTTCCATAGCAAAGGGGAATGTGCCAGCGGCCATATTTAATGCCAGTATATCCGGATTGATCGGTGTAGCGGTAACTCCTTTATTAATGCATTTCTTTTTAGAGGTAGGAGAGGTCAATGTGTTCGGTGAATTGTACTTAGGTCTTCTACTTGAAGTGATACTTCCTGTTATTGCTGGTCTTTTTCTGCAACGATATTGGGGAAAATGGGCCCATCGGTACAGCAAGGCGCTCACAACTTTTGATAAGGGGGTCGTGCTGCTCATTGTTTATGGGAGCTTTGCTGAATCCTTTGTCAATGATATTTTCCATACCATCGGAACGACCTATTTGGTCAGTTTATTCGTGGGTGTAATAGCGCTCTTCTTTATTGTTTATTTCGTCATTAAATTGATTGTCAGGTATGTGCTGCACTTCAATCGTGAGGATCGGATTTCGGCTCTTTTCTGCGGGTCGAAAAAGTCACTGACACACGGCAGTGTGTTCTCCAAATTCCTTTTTGCGAACAATCCAAAATTAGGGCTGTTTATCCTACCGTTGATGATCTACCATGCCTTTCAGATCTTTGTTATTACCATCATTGCCCAACGATTAGGGAAACAGATAGATAAGTAG
- a CDS encoding NADP-dependent isocitrate dehydrogenase has translation MSSKIIYTKTDEAPLLATYSFLPIVQAFAKTADIDVELRDISLAGRILANLNEYLADGQKTTDALAELGQLATTPDANIIKLPNISASIPQLKGAIAELQKAGYAIPNYPDAPANEEEEKIKAAYAKVLGSAVNPVLREGNSDRRAPKAVKNYAKANPHKMGAWSADSKTKVASMQDGDFYSSEQSVTIENDSQFKIEFVGANGETKELKGLSNLKAGEVIDSSVLHIAKLKDFVAQAIQEAKEAGVLLSAHLKATMMKVSDPIIFGAIVEVYFKDVFAKYGSLFNELGINKNNGLGEVYAKIAGHAQEAEVKAAIDAAIANGPDLAMVNSDKGITNLHVPSDVIVDASMPAMIRIGGKMWDKAGAERDTLAVIPDRSYAGIYEAVIEDCKQNGAYDPKTMGSVPNVGLMAQKAEEYGSHDKTFQATGSGVIRVVDNNGKTLMEQAVEEGDIFRMCQTKDAPIQDWVKLAVNRARLSNTPAIFWLDENRAHDREIIKKVNAYLPNYDTNGLDIRILSPIEATKFSIDRIRKGEDTISVTGNVLRDYLTDLFPILELGTSAKMLSIVPLMNGGGLFETGAGGSAPKHVEQFLEEGYLRWDSLGEFLALQASLEHLAQTQNNEKAQVLADALDEANAKFLANDKSPARKVGQIDNRGSHFYLATYWAEALANQTKDADLAAKFKSLAQALTEQEDKINEELIGAQGKAQNIEGYYFPNDELAAKAMRPSATLNAALEGLN, from the coding sequence ATGTCATCTAAAATCATTTACACAAAAACAGATGAAGCGCCTTTATTGGCAACGTATTCATTTCTACCGATCGTACAAGCATTTGCTAAGACAGCAGATATTGACGTTGAATTAAGAGATATTTCATTAGCGGGACGTATCCTGGCTAATCTGAATGAATATTTGGCTGATGGTCAGAAAACAACTGATGCATTGGCTGAGCTGGGCCAATTGGCAACCACTCCGGATGCGAACATCATTAAACTTCCCAATATTTCCGCTTCGATCCCGCAATTGAAGGGTGCAATTGCTGAATTGCAAAAAGCTGGATATGCCATTCCGAATTATCCGGATGCGCCAGCAAATGAAGAGGAAGAAAAAATCAAAGCTGCCTATGCAAAGGTATTGGGTTCCGCAGTGAATCCGGTATTGCGCGAAGGAAACTCTGATCGCCGTGCTCCAAAAGCTGTGAAAAACTACGCAAAAGCAAACCCACACAAAATGGGTGCTTGGTCTGCGGATAGCAAGACAAAGGTCGCTTCCATGCAGGATGGTGATTTCTACAGCTCCGAACAGTCTGTTACCATTGAAAATGACAGCCAATTTAAGATTGAATTTGTTGGTGCGAATGGCGAGACCAAAGAATTGAAAGGTTTGAGCAACCTGAAGGCTGGAGAAGTTATTGACTCCTCCGTTCTTCATATTGCTAAATTGAAAGATTTCGTAGCGCAAGCCATCCAAGAAGCGAAGGAAGCTGGCGTTTTACTTTCCGCACACTTGAAGGCGACGATGATGAAGGTTTCAGACCCGATCATTTTCGGTGCCATTGTGGAGGTATATTTTAAAGATGTATTCGCGAAATACGGTTCCTTATTCAATGAATTGGGAATTAATAAAAATAACGGTCTTGGTGAGGTTTATGCAAAGATTGCTGGCCACGCTCAAGAAGCGGAAGTTAAAGCGGCCATTGATGCAGCCATTGCAAATGGTCCGGACTTGGCGATGGTTAATTCCGATAAGGGAATTACCAACCTGCACGTTCCATCGGATGTCATTGTTGATGCATCCATGCCAGCGATGATCCGTATCGGTGGTAAAATGTGGGATAAAGCAGGTGCTGAACGCGATACCCTTGCCGTTATCCCTGATCGTTCATATGCAGGTATTTACGAAGCTGTTATCGAAGACTGTAAGCAGAACGGTGCTTACGATCCAAAAACAATGGGATCTGTGCCTAATGTTGGATTGATGGCGCAAAAAGCTGAAGAATACGGTTCCCACGATAAAACATTCCAGGCTACAGGTTCGGGTGTTATTCGTGTTGTGGACAATAACGGCAAGACCTTAATGGAGCAAGCCGTAGAGGAAGGTGATATCTTCCGCATGTGCCAAACTAAAGATGCACCTATCCAGGATTGGGTTAAACTTGCGGTAAACCGTGCGCGTCTTTCCAATACGCCGGCAATCTTCTGGTTGGATGAAAACCGTGCTCATGACAGAGAGATCATCAAAAAAGTGAATGCATACCTACCAAATTACGATACTAATGGTTTGGATATCCGTATCCTTTCCCCAATTGAGGCTACTAAATTCTCGATTGACCGTATCCGTAAGGGTGAAGACACCATTTCCGTAACAGGAAACGTTTTACGTGATTACCTGACGGATCTTTTCCCAATTTTGGAATTGGGTACATCTGCGAAAATGTTATCGATCGTTCCATTGATGAACGGCGGTGGTCTTTTCGAAACAGGAGCGGGTGGTTCTGCGCCTAAGCATGTTGAGCAATTTTTGGAGGAAGGTTATCTGCGTTGGGATTCTCTGGGAGAATTCCTAGCCCTACAAGCTTCTTTGGAGCATTTGGCACAGACTCAAAATAATGAAAAAGCACAGGTGTTAGCCGATGCATTGGATGAAGCGAATGCGAAATTCCTTGCAAACGATAAATCGCCTGCACGTAAAGTTGGACAAATCGACAACCGTGGTTCTCACTTTTACCTGGCTACCTATTGGGCAGAAGCCTTGGCAAACCAGACAAAAGATGCAGACCTAGCGGCGAAATTCAAATCTTTGGCGCAAGCGTTAACTGAGCAAGAAGATAAGATCAATGAAGAATTGATCGGTGCTCAGGGCAAGGCACAAAACATCGAAGGGTATTATTTCCCTAACGATGAGTTGGCAGCAAAAGCGATGCGTCCTTCAGCAACATTGAATGCTGCACTTGAAGGATTGAACTAA
- a CDS encoding sugar phosphate isomerase/epimerase family protein produces the protein MTNKQSRRNFLQRSLFTIASAAAAPSLLSAGTSTFTESADQNALKLGIAGYSFVNFNLEQSLAMMKRMDVRYLCIKDFHLPLNSTAEQIAAFHKQLAASNVTGYAVGPLYMKTKEEIDRAFDYCKRVGVKLMIGVPEVKDLPYVAQKAKEHGFQYGIHNHGPEDKLYPNATVIWNHIKDLDQHLGMCFDMGHDTRDGQDAIKDLVRYKDRIFDIHLKNVTAADAKGSTCELGRGVIDIPAFVKALFKIKYAGCCSIEFEKDMKDPLAGIAESVGYFRGVVSAI, from the coding sequence ATGACCAATAAACAGAGTAGACGTAATTTCCTGCAGCGCAGTTTGTTCACCATAGCGAGTGCTGCTGCAGCACCTTCCTTATTGTCCGCAGGTACAAGCACATTCACTGAAAGTGCTGATCAGAACGCCCTAAAATTAGGCATTGCTGGGTATAGCTTCGTAAACTTTAATCTGGAACAATCCTTAGCGATGATGAAGCGCATGGACGTACGGTATCTGTGCATCAAGGATTTTCACCTTCCATTGAACAGCACGGCCGAACAAATTGCCGCTTTCCATAAACAATTGGCAGCATCCAATGTCACGGGATATGCCGTTGGTCCTCTCTATATGAAAACCAAGGAAGAGATCGACCGGGCATTTGATTATTGTAAGCGTGTTGGTGTTAAATTGATGATCGGCGTGCCAGAGGTGAAGGATTTACCGTATGTAGCACAAAAGGCTAAAGAACATGGCTTCCAATACGGGATCCATAATCATGGTCCCGAAGATAAGCTCTATCCAAATGCTACCGTCATCTGGAACCATATCAAAGATCTGGATCAACACTTGGGCATGTGCTTCGATATGGGGCACGATACCCGGGATGGACAGGATGCTATAAAGGACCTCGTTCGATACAAAGACCGAATCTTTGATATCCATCTGAAAAATGTTACTGCCGCAGATGCAAAAGGGTCAACATGTGAGTTGGGACGTGGGGTTATCGATATCCCAGCATTTGTAAAAGCCTTATTTAAAATAAAATACGCTGGATGCTGCAGTATAGAATTTGAAAAAGACATGAAAGATCCATTGGCGGGAATTGCTGAATCCGTTGGTTATTTCCGTGGTGTCGTCAGTGCTATTTAA